The following DNA comes from Geobacter sp..
TTCGCATATCATATGATACCGAAGGAGAAGAAGACGATGACCCAGACCCAGGAACTCTGCCCCTGCTGCTCGCAGCTGGCCTACGACGCATGCTGCGGCCCCCTGATCAGCGGTGCCGCACAGGCCGAGACCGCCGAACAGCTGATGCGTTCCCGTTACAGCGCCTATGTGAAAGGGGAGATGGGCTACCTCTTTGAAACGACCCATCCTGACGGACGGAAGGGGTACGATCACGACGGAACAAAGGAGTGGTCGGAAAACTCCGAATGGCAAAAACTGGAAATCCTTGCCGTCAGAGGCGGAACGGCCGGGGACCAGGCTGGCGAGGTGGAGTTCAAGGCCTATTACGAAGGAAAGGGTGCCCAGCATATCCATCATGAGGTTGGCGTCTTCCGGAAGGTCGAGGATGTCTGGTTCTTTACCGACGGCAAGATCGTCGGGAATGTCCCGATCCGGAGCACCAAGGTCGGCAGGAATGAGCCCTGTACCTGCGGCAGCGGCAAGAAATACAAGAAGTGCTGCGGGGCGTGATCTGACGCCTCCGGCCGACGGGGTGCAGACCGGGCAGCCGGAGAAGGTCTGTTGTTTCTGTTCAGCGGGGTGCTATCCGAGGGGCTGATTCTCTTTGAGCAGGGTGGTGAATTGTTCCACCGGCAGCGGCCGGCTGAAGAGGAATCCCTGATAGGTGGGGCACTGCTGCTGGGCCAGGAAGGTGCGTTGTTCCTCGGTTTCCACCCCTTCGGCCACCACATGCAGGTTGAGGCACTGGGCCATGCTGATGATGGTGTTGACGAGAACCGTATCGCTGCTGTCGGAGGGGATGTTCGTGACAAACGCCCGGTCGATCTTCAATTCGCTGATCGGGAGCTTCTTCAGGTAGCTGAGCGACGAATAACCGGTGCCGAAGTCGTCGATGGAAAGGGAGACGCCAAGGTGCTTCAGCTGGTGGAGCTTGTCGAGCGCGGTCTCCGAATCGATCATCAGGAGGCTTTCGGTCAGTTCCAGGCGGAGGCATTCGGCCGGCAGCCCCGTTTCCTGGAGGATTTCGGCCACGAGTGTGACGATCTCCGAACGCTGGAATTGCCGGGCAGAGATGTTGACCGACATGATGAACGGCTTCTCCATCTCGTCGATCCACTGTTTCGCCTGTTTGCACGCCGTTTCCAGGACCCATTCGCCGACCGGGACGATCAGCCCGCTCTCTTCCAGCGCCGGGATGAAATCGCCGGGGGGGATGATGACGCCGTCTGAACCTTTCCAGCGGATCAAGGCCTCCATGCCGGTGATGGTGTTGCTCTGGAGATCCACCTGGGGCTGGTAGTGGAGGAGGAACTCCTCCTGTTCCAGGGCGCGGTGGAGTTTCGTCTCCAGGGAGAGGCGGTCGTGCATCTGCTGATTGAGCTCGCCGGTAAAGAACCGGAAGGCGTTTTTCCCGTCCCGCTTGGCCTCGTACATGGTCGCTTCGGCGTGCTGCAGCAGCAGCTCGATGTTGTCACCGTCCGCGGGATAGCCGACAATGCCGATGCTGACGGTCACGTAGAGTTCCCGATCGTTGACCCTGAATGGCGCCGCCATGGCGGAGAGCACCTTTTCCGCCAGCACAGCCGCTGCCTGACTCTCCTGGAGGTCGGCCGGCAGGATGACGAATTCGTCGCCACTCAACCGGGCAAGCGTATCCGACTTGCGCAGCATGGTGTGGAGCCGGTCGGCGAATGCGATGAGCAGCAGGTCGCCGGCACCATGCCCCAGGGTATCGTTGATCACCTTGAAGTTGTCGATGTCGAGCAGGATCAGACCGAGAAAGCAGGGATGGCGGTCATACATGGCCATGGCCTGCTGCAGGCGGTCGGCCAGGAGGTTCCGGTTGGGCAGGCCGGTCAGGAGGTCGTGGTTTGCCTGATAGACCAGCTGCTGCTCGTAGAGCCGGCGGTCGGTGATGTCCTGTCCCACGGAGAGGATGCCGATCAGGGTGCCGTTATCGTCGAAGAGGGGACGGTTTGCCCAGGAAACCCAGAGGCGGCTGCCATCCTTGCGTACGCATTCGTTCTCATTGATGAGATGCCGCTCCGGGTGGGTCATGATCGTTGCGAGCATCTCCGCCAGGTCACGCCCGCTGCTCTCGGTTTCCGGGAGGAGGGTCCCGACGATATGCCGGCCGATGATCTCTTCCGTGTCGAGTTGAAAAAATTCCTCGGCGAAATCGTTGGCAAAGGTAATGACCCCGCCGGTATCCAGCTTGAGGATGATGCTGTTGGCCGATTCCACCAGCTCACGGTATTTCTGCTCGCTTGCGGCAAGGGCATCCTCTGTCCTGAGCCGCACCTCGCACTCCTTCTGTAAATCCTCGGTCCGCCGCTGCACCTCCCGCCGCAACAGCCCGCTCAGGGCGAAAAAGACCGCGAACAGCCCGCCTGCAATGCCGATCAGCCATTTCACCCAGCGGGGCATCCCCCCTTTGGCTGCCACCTGGAGGTACTGCTCCAGCGCCTTGTGGTAGATCGAGTTCCGGTCAGCCTTCATGGCGGTCAGGTCCTGGTCGATCGCACTGATCAGGTCGGCGTTGACCCCTTTGTGGAAACCGTATCTGAGTTCGATGGGGTTGAAAACGATGGGGGTTGCCACGACGCCGTATCGCTCGTCGTTGAGCATGCCGAAGAACCGCCCCACCACGCCGGCATCGACCTGTTTTTTCTGCAGGAGCTCGAAGACCCTCTTGAAACTGTCGACCTCGACGTATCGCGGGCTGACACCGAAATCCCGCAGCAGTTCCTTGAGACCGCTGTACTGGATGTTTCCCTTGACCACGGCAACCCGCTTCCCGTCGAGGTCGAGAAAGGACTGCAGCATCCCTTCCCTGGCGGCATAGACCTGACCCCAGTTGACCACGATGGTGACCGTGCTGATGTCGAAACGCTCTGCCCGTTCAGGGGAGTATGCCAGGGAAGCCAGGATGTCGATATCGCCGTCCGAAAGGTGCTTGAGACCTTCCTCGAGGGTGCCGGTGACGAATGAGAGGCGCCACTTCTCCTTGACCGCGATCTCCTTGAGGATGTCGACGTTGAGGCCCGACACGGTGCCGTCTGCATTGACGATGGAAAGGGGGGGATTGTCATAGACCCCGACCCGCACATCCCGCTCACCAAGGGCGGTGAAGGGGATCAGGCCGAGAACGACGAGGATGGTTATGATGAGAAGCCGGTAATGCATATGAAGACTCTTTTCGGAAGCATACACGAAAACTGAAGCGTTACCTGCTGAAAAGCGTTGTCCGGTATGCTATACATTGGCAGTAGATTTTTACGAAAGGAGCGGTCGTATGTCACAGACAGCCGTACTGGTCAGATGGAGCTACGAACAAAAATGTCAGAAGGCGGTTGAGGCCTTGGGGCAGAACGGTTTCACGGCAGTCTACTGCCCGACAGCCCAGGATGCGCACGATTACATCATCAAGGAGTCCGAAGGTGCCCAGTCCATAGGATTCGGCGGTTCCATGGGGGTAAAGTCGCTGCTGGTCGAGGAGCGCCTTGCGGTGCTGGGGAAGGAGATCCTCAACCATAGCGCGCCGGGGCTCTCGCGGGAGGAGAAGGACGTCATCATGCGCCGTCAGCTCACCTGCGACCTGTTCCTGGCCGGCACCAATGCCCTGACCATCTCGGGCTGGCTGGTAAACATCGATGCCACCGGCAACCGGGTCGCAGCCATGATCTTCGGGCCGAAGAAGGTGATCGTGGTGGCCGGCAGGAACAAGCTCGTGGAGGGGGACCTGGCCACTGCCATCCGCCGGGTCAAGGAATGGGCAACGCCCCCCAACGCCAAGCGGCTCAATTTCAATACCCCCTGCGCCAAGACCGGTTTCTGCAGCGACTGCAACTCCCCGGACCGGCTCTGCCGCGCCACCACGGTACTCGACCGTCGGCCGAGGATGACCGATTTCCGGGTGCTGGTGGTGAACGAGGACCTGGGATTCTAGGGGCGATGGCAGGGGAGCGGGACGTGGTGGGAGGGAACGGAACACGGGGCAAAGGCTGGCGCGGGCCGCTCTCCGGGCTCCTTGACCTCTTCTTCCCGCCGCTCTGCCACCAGTGCCGCAGTTTCATCCCCCATGCCGGGCGGGTGCACGTCTGCCCGGCTTGCCTGGCCACGTCGCGGCCGGTGGAGCCCCCTCTCTGCACGGTCTGCGGGGTCCCCTTTCCGGCGCCGGCCGGGATCGACCACCCGTGCGGCCCCTGCCTGACCACCCCGCCCCCCTTTGCCGCTGCCCGTGCCGCCTTTCTCTACGAGGGGGCGATCCGCGACCTGATCCATCGCTTCAAGTACGATGGCGCGGTGCAGGTCCGCCGCCCCCTGGCGCTCCTCATGGCAGACCGCCTGGCCCCCCTGGCTGCAGAAAAGGCGCCCGACCTCCTGGTGCCGGTCCCGCTCCATGTCCGGCGTCTCCGCCAGCGCGGGTTCAACCAGGCGGTACTGCTGGGGGAGCTCCTGTCTCGCGAGTGGCAGATCCCCCTCGGCCGCCGGGTAATGCGACGCATCCGCTGGACCGAGCCCCAGGTGAACCTGGCAGCAAAGGAACGGCTCGCCAATGTACGGGGCGCCTTTGCCGTCAGCGACCGGGCGCGGGTTGCGGGGATGCGGGTGATGCTGGTGGACGACGTGCTGACCACCGGCAGTACCCTGGCCGAGTGCAGCCGGGTCTTGCTCCGGGCGGGTGCGGCGGAGGTCTTTGCGGTGACCGTCGCCCGCGTGGCATGGGAATAGGAGGGGCCTGCTGGGGGTGGCAGCCGGATGCCGGTTGCCAGGGAGATTGGGGGTTGTAAAACGGCAGGATTTTGCTATGGTAGGGCCAACAATTATTCCGGAGAACGAACTATGGCACAGACAACCGATTCCGCGCGCCTGCGCAAACTCCTCAAGATCTACCTCGTGATCCAGCTCTTCCTGGCGGCCCTGCTGGTTTACATGGCGGTGCACTTCCAGGCGGGGCTCAATGCCGAAGGAAAGCCCCAGGCCTTTCTCTGGGGGGCCGGCATGGCCCTGGTGGTACAGATGCTGGTCTTCTATCCGATCAAGAAGTTTGCCGCCATCGAGGCAAAACGGGAGATCGAGTCCAGCGCCACCGGCCTGAGCGGCGAGCAGATGAAATCCCTCAGGAACCGGCGGATGGTCGGGGACCTGGTCCGGACCGCGGTGTTCGTCTTCTATGCCGTCTTTCTCCTGGCCATGCCGGGCAAGAAGGCAGTGGTCTGGCCGGTCTTCCTCTCCTTCGTCCTCACCTTCCTGACCTACTTCCAGTGCGTCTCCTACTCGCTGAAGCGGGGGATCGCCCCTAAGGGCTGAAGAACTCCCGCATCCCTGCCATCACCTCCGCCCTGCTGCCGGTAACCTGGCTGGTACCGGTCAGGGCGCGGAGGAAATGGCGTCCATACCCCTTGCTCAACACCCTGCTGTCGAGGATCAGCGCTGCCCCCCGGTCGTCGCGGCTCCGGATCAGCCTGCCGAATCCCTGCTTGAACTTGATCACCGCCTGGGGAACCGTGTAATCCATGAACGGGTCCCCCCCCTCCTCGGCAATGTGCTCGGCTCGCGCCTCCAGGAGCGGTTCCGTGGGGACCCGGAACGGCAGGCGGGTTATTACCACCAGCTCCAGGGCCTTCCCCTGCACGTCGACCCCTTCCCAGAAAGAATCCGTGGCAAAAAGCACCGCATTCGGCTCCCGCCGGAACCGGTTCAGGATCATGTGGCGGCTCGCCTCCCCCTGGCGGAGCGGCGTCATCCCCTGTTCCTTCAGCCGTGGCGCCAGCCGTTCGAAAACCCGTCCCAGCAGGTCGTAGGAGGTGAAGAGGACAAAGGCATGCCCCTGGGTGATCTCCAGCGCCTCCAGCAGGCAGGGCTCCAGCGCGGCCGAAAAGCCGGGCGCCGTCGGCTGGGGGAGGTCGGTGGGGATGCCGACATAGGCCTGGCGGGCAAAGTCGAAGGGGGAGGCAAGGAGCAGCTCGCTGATCCGTTCCGGCGGGAGCCGGTCGATGCCGTTTCGCTGCTTGAGGTAGTCGAACTTTTCCCCAACTGCCAGGGTGGCCGAGGTGATGACCACGGTCTTCACCCGCTCGAACACCGCCTTGCGCAGGGAATCGGCCACCTCCAGCGGCGCAAAGCAGAGCTTCACCGCCATCCCCTTGGTCCCCTTGCGGACTTCCAGCCAGCGGCAGTAGCCGTCATCGCGGTTGAGGAAGAAGAGCAGGCCGTCGGCTGCCGCCTCAAGCCGTCCGCGAATCCCCTTCAGATCGACGAGCAGGCTGGATAGCTTTGCCAGAACCTCGTCCGGCAGCCGTTCGCAGATCCTGCAGCAGTCCTTGACCGCCGTGGCGTAGGTGGAGAGCTGCCCGGCCAGGGCGCGTACCTTCCCCTCGGTCTCGCGCCAGAGCGGGGTCTCATAGACCGGCGGGGTGAGGCGGAGCGTCTGCTCCCCCTGGCGGGCGCCGGCAGGCCGCAGGTGGGCCAGGAGTGCCACGGCGATGGCGTCCATGGTGCGGGTCACCGCGTCGGCAAGCTTCCCCCGCTCCGGGATCAGCCGCTCCTCCAGCACTGCCGCGGCGTCCATGTAGAGGTTGTCCAGCTCTTCCGGGATCTCCTTGGCGAGCCGGGAGGCGAGCTGGGGGAGCAGGCCCCGCTGGGGCTTGCGCGGGTGCTGGAGTCGTCCCATCACCTTCAACAGACCCTGGCGGGAGAACTGGCTGGAGAAATGGCTGGTCGCCACGTCCTCGATATGGTGCCCCTCGTCGAAGATCAGTCGCTTGAACGGCGGCAGGATGGCGGCGGTCTCGAAGCCGGCCTCCTGCCGCACCACCACGTCGGCCATGAGCAGGGCATGGTTCACCACCAGCAGGTCGGCGCTGGCTGCGGCGCGGCGGGCCGCATAGAAGAAGCAGCCGGCATACCAGGTGCACTTGATCCGGCTGCACTGGTCGGCCTCGCAACAGAGCTCTTCCCAGGTCTCTTGCCGGGGGATGAAGGAGAGGTCGTTGCGGCAACCTTCCACGGTCTTTTCGCTCCAGGAGATCAGCGTCTGCAGCTCTTCGCCCGCCTCGTCCTGGAAAAGGGCAGGTTCCTGGCGGATCGCCGCCAGCTTCCGCTTGCAGAGGTAGTTGCTCCGCCCCTTCACCAGCACCGCCTTGAACTGGATGCCGGCATGGTTCAGCAAAAAGGGGATATCCTTCCGTGTCAGCTGTTCCTGGAGGTTGATGGTGTTGGTGGAGATCACCACCCGCTCCTTGTTGCGCACCGCCCAGAGGGCAGCGGGGAGCAGGTAGGCGAGCGATTTGCCGGTACCGGTGCCGGCCTCGATGATCGAGATCTTGTCTTCGTTGAACGCCTCCGCCACCAGGAAGGCCATCCGGATCTGCTCTTCGCGGTGCTCGTACCCTGGCAGCGATGAGGCCAGGGTGCCGCCGGCGGCATAGAAGCGTTCGATGTCGCCGAAGTCCAGCCGTTCGGCCACCGGCGGGATGAAGGGGGTGACTGCTACGTAGCAGTGTTCGGCCCGGTTGTCGATGATAATGAAGCCGACCCCCTGGTTGCCCATGATCGAGGCGATCTCCAGGTCGGCCGAAGAGGGGGTGAGGACGCCGGAGGGGTGGTTGTGGATGACCACGTCGCCGCATGAGGCGGCCACCACGATGGCTGCCACGGCGTCGCGGTTGCCGCGCGCCAGCGGTTCCACGTCGATGACGCGGCCCGCGCCGTCGGTGCGGCCGAGAAAGAAGACCTCGTTGCCGCCTGCGTCGGCAATGGCCTCGCGCATGGCTGAGAGGGAGTTATCGGAAAAATTGCGGTCCATCCGGACGAAGATACTATCTTTGCCGCTTCCGCTCAATCCTTTTCGGAAAAGGGGGAAGGGGGCAAACCGTTTGACAGTCTACAGGGAGGCAAGCGTCGCAATAAAATGTATACTTGGAATCGGCAACGGCACATCTGGCGACCTCAAAGGTGAATGCATGATCAACTGGCTCGGCTTCATCGTCTGTTCGGTTACAATTCTGTATTCCGGCGCCAAACTCTCCAAGTATGGTGACGTCATTGCAGAGAAGACCGGCATGGGAAAGACCTGGATCGGTGTCCTGCTCATGGCGTCCGTCACCTCACTCCCCGAACTCGTTACCGGTATAAGTGCGGTGACGTATTCCCATACTCCTGACATCGCCGTCGGCAGTGTTATGGGGAGTTGCGTCTTCAACCTCGTCATCCTTGCCTTCCTGGATATTACCGAACGGGAAAAAACCCTGTCGGCTAAAGCACACCACGGCCACGTTCTCTCGGGGGGATTCGGTATACTGCTCCTTTCCCTTGTCAGCATAAGCCTTTGCTGGGGGGGGCGGATACCGCCCGTTGGCTGGATCGGGTGGTACAGCCTTGCTTTCATTGTCGTCTATGTTATTGCCATCAGGATTATTTTCGCCTTCGAGAAACGACAGATCGCCCGATTCATTAGTGAGCGGGCCGAACAGTTGAAGTACGAGGGGATCCAGCTCAGGTCGGCAGCTGTCAATTACGGCTGGAACGCCCTTCTTGTGACCATCGCTGCCATCTTCCTGCCGGGCATTGGAGAGCGGATCGCCGTGGCTACCGGTCTCGGGGAGACCTTTGTCGGGAATATCTTCATTGCCATGGTTACGTCACTGCCTGAGGTGGTGGTATCCGTGACGGCCGTCAAGATTGGGGCGATAGATCTGGCAATCGGCAACCTGCTCGGGAGCAATATTTTCAATGTCTTCATTCTGGCGCTAGACGATGTGTTCTATTTCCACGACCAGATTCTGTCCAATGTGCATCGTGGTCATATCATTTCAGCAGTGATCGCCATCGCCATGACGAGCATTGCGATCATCGGTCTTACCTATCGCTCAGAAAAGAAACTTCTCTTTTTGGCCTGGGATTCGCTCGCTATCATGATTCTGAACGTGGTCTATCTCATGCTCATGTATTCCCTGACCCAGTGACGCAATATTCAGTATTGTTCTGCGGCGTATTCGGGAGACATAATACGTACTATCGCATTGCCCCAGTCATAGTATTATGTCTCACGAATTACCACGTTTCCCTCTTAACATTGCTTGTCATGGATGTTCCCGTTTCATTCCCCGCGTAAAGCTCCTGCTCGCTTTCGCAAGTGCTTCTATAAGAGTACGTTGGTGCTCCGGAGGGTGTAACTATTTGAGTCCGTTCCGTCGGTGATGTCGATTTTTACATAAAACCCAAGCTGCGGTGAAAACCAGTATGTCCTGGTAACTCCACTTGACGTAATGACATATTTCCATGTTGCGAAAGTCCCTGCCGGGGTCGCCACCGATTCTGCTCCCATGATGGTGTAGGAATATGTGGTTGCGTCGGTGGTGCCATCGCTGTAATGGATGATTGCTGTATTGGTTTTACCTGCTTCCCAACTTCCGGGCCAGATTACAGGCAATGGTTGGTCTGTAACTGTTTTGAGTGTGCTGTTCGGATACAGCATGCCATACAACCTGATATCGCCGGAGCTCTGATCTTGCTGCAGGTATGTGATCGCCGTAATAGTCGTGGCAGATCCTGAACTGAAAGTGGCTGTCTCAGTATCTGTCATGGCAAGAACAGTTTCTGTGTTCAGTGTTTCTTGTGTAAGGTTCATGGTGGCAGTGCCTGTGTACGTATAAGTCTCACTAACGGTGTGACCTTGTCCGCTAAAGTCGAATACCCAACTGTCTCCAGCTTGCAGCATTCGCGTAGTACTTACCCCAACTACGGCAGTATCACCGCCACCCCCACACGCAAAAAGTAATGCAGACAGAGAAAACAGAATCAACCCTTTGACTATCAGTTTATGCACACGCATCTCTCCTTCTGGGGAATATTGTTTGTGATGGCGGTGCGGAAGGCATTCGGGGGGGGTAAAACTCCTTTTGTGGGCGGCCTTTAATTGCATTATGTCCCCCGAATTCCCCCCGGTCTTTCCGGGCGGGCGGTGTCGGACGGCGTGGTTGGCAAGAGCCCCCTCTTTTGTCTGACTCAGACAAAAAGTGCTGCTAACGTAGGAACGCGTTTTGCAATTTCAACTGCTATGGCCCCAAGTTTTTCAATTTGATTCTTAAGTTCCGCTTGGGCAATATTTGCTGCCGATGCCGCTTTGACAACTACAATCAACTCATCGTATTTTTGCAGGTCAGTTGTGTCGGGAGTAATCGCGTCAATTTCTTCGAGAGAAAAACCGGCCAGTTTGTTCAGCTCATCTTTATAGCGCCCTTTAAAAGCCTCTGCACTATGTTCCAGTGTTTCCTTGAGATCGCTTTCAAATCCAGCCAGATCAAATTCGTCAGCCATCTGTTATCCCTCCTTCTGTGATATTTTGAGTTTCGCTTTCAGTTCGTCGATCTTTTCTTTGAGTTTCTTGGCTATTTCCTCGGCTTTGTCGAGTTTGTCTTCCATGCCTTCTGCTTTTTCAACGATCGAGCCGATGTTTTCCGAAGCTTTTGCCAAGTTCTCCCCAATTTCTTTATTGAGATCCCTATCAACTCCAACAGCCTTTAAGATCTCTGCCTGCGCGTCATGTACCTGGACAACTGACGCCAGATAACCGGTTACGACCGAATTCGCATACTGTAGTTGCTGATATGACCGGTCGATTGAAGCGAGAAGCTCTTTTCTTTGCTCTCTCAGAGGGGTAAGCAGGTCGCTTCGCATTTTATCGATGTCGTTTTGGATACTCTGTACCATTATGGACATGCCCTTCAATACCGCTGCTTGAAGTTGGGGCGAAGCATCGGGCTTAAAGGAGTTATTTATGGCTAGCAGCAATGATTTTTTTTGATCAGCCGGATTAGCACTTTTTGCCAGCAAAAACTGTCGCTCCATTACCGCTCGGACCTGATATGGCGTGTAGATATCGTCAACGAAACGATTGATGTCGCTTTCCGTGCGGGCAAAGATAAGCTCTGCAAGTGCCTTGTGAGAGTTGTGAACTGTGATCAAATCACGGCCGATTGTTGCTGAAAGCTCAACTGATTGTTTTGGAACCTGAGTACAAGAGGTGACAAGTAATGTTATACCAACCACCCAAATCATCCTTAGTTGCATGCTGTTCCTCCTCTTCTCGTGATTCGCGACTGCAGGTTTCATTTTTCTGAAAGCTGTAGGCGCGATCTGTATAGTTTTCCTCGCAGATCGTATTAGTGTCTGCCCCCCTTTCCGCGAATTGTCGAAATGCTTTTCTCAATTCCGTACACCGGGTAGGTCAGGAGCCTTTCGGCTCCTTTCCCCTCTCAGAATTGTACGTGACAGTTTCCCGTCATACGGCTCAAGCCCTCCAAAGCAGTCTCCCTCGTCACCGGAACCCTGCCCCTGTCACCGGAACCCCCACACGAATTCCTCCGCTGGTTAACCATCTCACTTCATGCTGGTCTCAGAGATAAGAATTTCAGCTTGCACACGTGCTTCGACTTTGTTGTCACATGTATGGCACTTAGAGTTGTCTTTTCTGCCGTTCCTTTTGAACGTGACGAGATGTTGTCCCTTCTTCGATTCTATAGAAATTTCATAGGTATTACCTTCGGCATAACCAGACCAAGCATTCCTTGATGTTTTGTTCCACTCAATATCAAACCTGAGAGCATCCAAAGCGTTCTTCATTTCCAATGCCGTCTGATATCTTTTAATTGGGTCTGGGTTGCAAGCCTTGTTGATAATTCTTTTCACCTTCTCTGGTACATAATCTTGGTAGCCAATAGTTTTAACTAATGTTCCACGGCATATGTGACGGTCAAAGTTGTCAATGTTATCCAACAATCCGCGCCAATCATTGATATTGTTGATTATACGGAACAGTGTTAATCCGCTCGCAAAAATGTCAGTTTGGACTGTCGTTTGCCCAGTCGTGTAGAACTCTGGTGGGCAATGTGCTAGGTAACCTTGATCACTGCCGACGAGGCTTAATGCTGTTGTCGCTAACCCGAAATCCGATAATTTAGTGGAATCTGCTGCTATAAGGACATTCCCTGGTTTTACATCCCTGTGCAAATAGCCGTTCGTATGCGCAAAATAAAGCCCAGAAAGCACACAACTCATGCGCGTACAGGCTTCCTTTATTGATATCCAGCGGTTTTTTAGTTCTCCTTCAAGTGATCCCTCTGGGAGGTATTCAAGATCGAGAACCAGAATGTGAACACCGCCGTTGTCGAAGACGTTAGCTTCATTTATTTGGACAATGTGCTTGTGACGGCATTTGTCGAGTATTTGTGCTTCTTCAAGTTTTTGCTTTATTTCTGTCGGATTAGTTATTGGAATTAATTTAATGGCCTTATTGCAAGCAAGAGCCCTATCATGAGCTAAATATACTTCCCCAAAGTGCCCTCCGCCCAGCCGCTTTTCAAGGACATATTTCCCAATTGTTGTTGGTGTTGCCGTCATAGACGAAACCAGGCTACTAAAATAGCTTCTTTTTGGCTTTTATCCCAGTAAGGTGGATGCTCTCCGAAGA
Coding sequences within:
- a CDS encoding YchJ family protein; protein product: MTQTQELCPCCSQLAYDACCGPLISGAAQAETAEQLMRSRYSAYVKGEMGYLFETTHPDGRKGYDHDGTKEWSENSEWQKLEILAVRGGTAGDQAGEVEFKAYYEGKGAQHIHHEVGVFRKVEDVWFFTDGKIVGNVPIRSTKVGRNEPCTCGSGKKYKKCCGA
- a CDS encoding EAL domain-containing protein, coding for MHYRLLIITILVVLGLIPFTALGERDVRVGVYDNPPLSIVNADGTVSGLNVDILKEIAVKEKWRLSFVTGTLEEGLKHLSDGDIDILASLAYSPERAERFDISTVTIVVNWGQVYAAREGMLQSFLDLDGKRVAVVKGNIQYSGLKELLRDFGVSPRYVEVDSFKRVFELLQKKQVDAGVVGRFFGMLNDERYGVVATPIVFNPIELRYGFHKGVNADLISAIDQDLTAMKADRNSIYHKALEQYLQVAAKGGMPRWVKWLIGIAGGLFAVFFALSGLLRREVQRRTEDLQKECEVRLRTEDALAASEQKYRELVESANSIILKLDTGGVITFANDFAEEFFQLDTEEIIGRHIVGTLLPETESSGRDLAEMLATIMTHPERHLINENECVRKDGSRLWVSWANRPLFDDNGTLIGILSVGQDITDRRLYEQQLVYQANHDLLTGLPNRNLLADRLQQAMAMYDRHPCFLGLILLDIDNFKVINDTLGHGAGDLLLIAFADRLHTMLRKSDTLARLSGDEFVILPADLQESQAAAVLAEKVLSAMAAPFRVNDRELYVTVSIGIVGYPADGDNIELLLQHAEATMYEAKRDGKNAFRFFTGELNQQMHDRLSLETKLHRALEQEEFLLHYQPQVDLQSNTITGMEALIRWKGSDGVIIPPGDFIPALEESGLIVPVGEWVLETACKQAKQWIDEMEKPFIMSVNISARQFQRSEIVTLVAEILQETGLPAECLRLELTESLLMIDSETALDKLHQLKHLGVSLSIDDFGTGYSSLSYLKKLPISELKIDRAFVTNIPSDSSDTVLVNTIISMAQCLNLHVVAEGVETEEQRTFLAQQQCPTYQGFLFSRPLPVEQFTTLLKENQPLG
- a CDS encoding lactate utilization protein; the protein is MSQTAVLVRWSYEQKCQKAVEALGQNGFTAVYCPTAQDAHDYIIKESEGAQSIGFGGSMGVKSLLVEERLAVLGKEILNHSAPGLSREEKDVIMRRQLTCDLFLAGTNALTISGWLVNIDATGNRVAAMIFGPKKVIVVAGRNKLVEGDLATAIRRVKEWATPPNAKRLNFNTPCAKTGFCSDCNSPDRLCRATTVLDRRPRMTDFRVLVVNEDLGF
- a CDS encoding ComF family protein — protein: MAGERDVVGGNGTRGKGWRGPLSGLLDLFFPPLCHQCRSFIPHAGRVHVCPACLATSRPVEPPLCTVCGVPFPAPAGIDHPCGPCLTTPPPFAAARAAFLYEGAIRDLIHRFKYDGAVQVRRPLALLMADRLAPLAAEKAPDLLVPVPLHVRRLRQRGFNQAVLLGELLSREWQIPLGRRVMRRIRWTEPQVNLAAKERLANVRGAFAVSDRARVAGMRVMLVDDVLTTGSTLAECSRVLLRAGAAEVFAVTVARVAWE
- a CDS encoding helicase; this translates as MDRNFSDNSLSAMREAIADAGGNEVFFLGRTDGAGRVIDVEPLARGNRDAVAAIVVAASCGDVVIHNHPSGVLTPSSADLEIASIMGNQGVGFIIIDNRAEHCYVAVTPFIPPVAERLDFGDIERFYAAGGTLASSLPGYEHREEQIRMAFLVAEAFNEDKISIIEAGTGTGKSLAYLLPAALWAVRNKERVVISTNTINLQEQLTRKDIPFLLNHAGIQFKAVLVKGRSNYLCKRKLAAIRQEPALFQDEAGEELQTLISWSEKTVEGCRNDLSFIPRQETWEELCCEADQCSRIKCTWYAGCFFYAARRAAASADLLVVNHALLMADVVVRQEAGFETAAILPPFKRLIFDEGHHIEDVATSHFSSQFSRQGLLKVMGRLQHPRKPQRGLLPQLASRLAKEIPEELDNLYMDAAAVLEERLIPERGKLADAVTRTMDAIAVALLAHLRPAGARQGEQTLRLTPPVYETPLWRETEGKVRALAGQLSTYATAVKDCCRICERLPDEVLAKLSSLLVDLKGIRGRLEAAADGLLFFLNRDDGYCRWLEVRKGTKGMAVKLCFAPLEVADSLRKAVFERVKTVVITSATLAVGEKFDYLKQRNGIDRLPPERISELLLASPFDFARQAYVGIPTDLPQPTAPGFSAALEPCLLEALEITQGHAFVLFTSYDLLGRVFERLAPRLKEQGMTPLRQGEASRHMILNRFRREPNAVLFATDSFWEGVDVQGKALELVVITRLPFRVPTEPLLEARAEHIAEEGGDPFMDYTVPQAVIKFKQGFGRLIRSRDDRGAALILDSRVLSKGYGRHFLRALTGTSQVTGSRAEVMAGMREFFSP
- a CDS encoding sodium:calcium antiporter; amino-acid sequence: MINWLGFIVCSVTILYSGAKLSKYGDVIAEKTGMGKTWIGVLLMASVTSLPELVTGISAVTYSHTPDIAVGSVMGSCVFNLVILAFLDITEREKTLSAKAHHGHVLSGGFGILLLSLVSISLCWGGRIPPVGWIGWYSLAFIVVYVIAIRIIFAFEKRQIARFISERAEQLKYEGIQLRSAAVNYGWNALLVTIAAIFLPGIGERIAVATGLGETFVGNIFIAMVTSLPEVVVSVTAVKIGAIDLAIGNLLGSNIFNVFILALDDVFYFHDQILSNVHRGHIISAVIAIAMTSIAIIGLTYRSEKKLLFLAWDSLAIMILNVVYLMLMYSLTQ
- a CDS encoding protein kinase, which translates into the protein MTATPTTIGKYVLEKRLGGGHFGEVYLAHDRALACNKAIKLIPITNPTEIKQKLEEAQILDKCRHKHIVQINEANVFDNGGVHILVLDLEYLPEGSLEGELKNRWISIKEACTRMSCVLSGLYFAHTNGYLHRDVKPGNVLIAADSTKLSDFGLATTALSLVGSDQGYLAHCPPEFYTTGQTTVQTDIFASGLTLFRIINNINDWRGLLDNIDNFDRHICRGTLVKTIGYQDYVPEKVKRIINKACNPDPIKRYQTALEMKNALDALRFDIEWNKTSRNAWSGYAEGNTYEISIESKKGQHLVTFKRNGRKDNSKCHTCDNKVEARVQAEILISETSMK